One genomic region from Paramicrobacterium agarici encodes:
- a CDS encoding MGMT family protein, with product MNEDFVEAVLSVVEEIPPGKVMSYGQVAAQFGSRSARGVGWVMSRYGSDVPWWRVVQASGKPPSCHENSAREHYDAEGTPLRLTGAAYRLDRSAFVA from the coding sequence GTGAACGAGGACTTCGTCGAGGCGGTTCTCTCCGTCGTCGAGGAGATACCGCCGGGCAAGGTGATGAGTTACGGCCAGGTCGCCGCGCAGTTCGGCTCACGGTCAGCGCGCGGCGTCGGCTGGGTCATGTCGCGGTACGGCAGCGATGTGCCGTGGTGGCGCGTCGTACAGGCGTCGGGAAAGCCGCCGAGCTGTCACGAGAACTCTGCGCGCGAGCACTATGACGCAGAGGGCACTCCCCTGCGCCTGACGGGAGCGGCGTACCGCCTCGATCGCTCGGCGTTCGTGGCGTGA
- a CDS encoding GNAT family N-acetyltransferase, with translation MSEMRVVELSASTIVAVNALSLRPGQEQFVAPVSYSVAAAVTNPATTWQRVVLDGDEVVGFVQGNFDHEMDDYFKSVLWRINVDAEAQRQGVGKFAVEALAAEARDRGFGHLNVMYEPGEGGPEKFFLAVGFEPVDETEYGEVVGRLSI, from the coding sequence ATGTCTGAGATGCGAGTGGTGGAACTGTCGGCGTCGACGATCGTGGCGGTCAACGCCCTGTCGCTGCGGCCTGGCCAAGAGCAGTTCGTCGCTCCTGTCTCGTATTCCGTTGCCGCAGCCGTGACGAATCCGGCAACGACGTGGCAGCGCGTGGTGCTCGACGGCGACGAAGTCGTCGGCTTTGTGCAGGGCAACTTCGACCACGAGATGGACGACTATTTCAAGAGCGTGCTCTGGCGCATCAACGTGGACGCCGAGGCTCAGCGGCAGGGCGTCGGCAAGTTTGCCGTCGAGGCTCTTGCGGCAGAGGCGCGTGACCGCGGCTTCGGGCATCTGAACGTCATGTACGAACCCGGCGAGGGCGGCCCCGAGAAGTTCTTTCTCGCCGTCGGCTTCGAGCCTGTCGACGAAACCGAGTACGGCGAGGTCGTCGGCCGGCTCAGCATCTGA